TGAGGTTAATCGATCAACTTAATAAGAGCATTGTAGCTTTCTGAAATAAGTTCAACAATTTGTGAAACGTACTatcaaatcaaattttatttaattatcgaacTAACcattgaatttgaatatagtcaattttttcaataactgTCCaccaaatatgtataaataatttcacgttTTGAAATTCTACGTACTGGCTAAGAActcgaaaatatgaaatgaaagtaaTTCGGATAAACATGGAGTAAACATGTATATTTTGGTCAATTATTCCGTGATATACATATCTTTCTAGTTTCGATTCATTGGCGAATAATTACAAGTAATCTACGAAAGCCTACTTGATCCTCTGATTCAGCTACGAATGAAGACATTTCCGTGCAATGTTAACTTTCTTGATATAGTCTATACATTGTACGAGAATAGGCGATGGTTCGTTTATAATATCggttcattttttttctttctttttcttgttctctttttttttacggaaataaagaggaaaataaGGCAGCAAATGTACGCATCAAATCACATAGAGAGAAAAATgctctcaaaaaaaaaaaaaaaaaaaaaaaaaaagaaaaaaaaaatgttatgaaaagACTGCTCTTACCGGCAAAAAGTATCAACACCctatgaatatagaaatagaGACAACTCCAATGTACATCACGCATCACGACCACCTTCGTTATTTATCATGATTCTTACCTTTTCGTTCGATACATAAAACCTTTGAAAAGGTTTCCTTTGAAAttctatatacaaataaacacttttgtatgtatttatCCACTATACGCAGATCCACGTCCGAAGGATACCAACGATGTGTATGAGATTTAGAAGTGACTAAACTATAGAAAAAGACCGTGGAATTacgatgattattattattattcgaatgAAAATATCTCAGGATAATGTATGTCCTTCATTGACCCTGAATTTCTCCGCAATATTTCACGCGTTAAATCTACAGCTTTGACAGCGCTACATTTATTAACGATTGGGTAAAAGGAGCATCTAAATAATCAtgaagtatataatatattatgattatgaattattgaacattgtatcaaattttatattcacttCTTGTGGTTGACAATAAACtggttttataaaaaagttaaagaaattttctatacattttttcaatattaaaattccaatacGTTGTTTCGTTGTTACATATACGATTAAATATATTCCTTagctatttatttaattttgctaaATTTATTTCGGGTATCCCCAAGGATCTTTCTTTTGATCCATTAGGACGAGAGAAGATTCGCAGATTTTCTTAAACACTTCACGCAATCTTCCTTTTTGGAACacctgaaataaattaaaagtatcgaTTATTTTACCTTTCAGTTTTAATACATATTGATCGTGTACGAACGGTGATATATAGTATCAGCATGTACCTTATAAAGTTGATACTGTTCAGAGGCAAGAATGTCTGCCAATTGTATACATTCAGCGTGTTCGTTCATTTCGGTCATCACAGAATGTAAAAGAAGCGTAACTTTTGGAATACAAAGTTCCCGTAACTTTTCCATTTGATGCTCGCGGGCCGCTTCTTCGGGGGTACATGATTCGTCGTTATTGTTATTTGAATCAACCAACCAACCACCGTCCGGGAATAACAATACGTTAAACAATAATTGTTTCACTGCCTATAAGattagtaatattaaaaatacttcacaatctttatttcgtattaatatgataaattttaattcacgAACCTTCGTATGATGTTGCATCGTGGACTTCCACCTTTCCATTTCTATGTTGTATTGTGATTTTTTATGTTCATACGCGACTTTCTCGGTGAACGTCGCATATGCGGGTAACTCTTCCAACGGCGTAGGTTTTCCATGATGATAATGAGAAAACCATTCGGCGAAACCTTCTTGAGCATCAAGATAAGTTTTATAACAAAGGTATTCCCGAATCGTTGAAGACGCTCTTTTCGACAGATTATTTGTCATCGTGAGATTTGTTAAAGTACCTTCTAGCGTTGGATATTCAGCCATAATAGCTTCAATGGAATCTACTGgaatctataaaatttgacAAGCAAAAAAAATGATCAATTAAAAACAACTggagaaacatttaaaaagtaagGAATCGTTCAACTTCTTACCTTATTAAAAGCTTTTCTAGCAGcgtcaattttttcatttgttagaaaatatcttataaGAGCATTAGTTTGCGACAATGCTTCTTCCCGTTgactttgataaaatattaaccaATCCAGAGCATTAATCTTGTCAACGTCCGCGTCAGTCATAGTACCTTTCAAATCAGTGGGATCGACGTCGATGTTTTTAGAACGTATACTTTCTACTACTAGTTTCGTAATTGCCTCTACATTTAAATTGGCATCTTCTGCTGCAGCTAAGCATTTTTTCCGTTGTTCATAATCTTTTATAGTCTCCAAATAACTGgcataatttgttatttgaaGTTCTTGAGGTAACATAGCTGTATAGAAGGCGATCAAAATTGGATCAttcatttcaattaaaacgCGAACATACGCCAACAGAATTTTATCTCCAATTTTatcttttgcatttttcccaATTTGGCGAAAGAAATATATCAGATGCGCTAAAAACCTTAAGAAGTGAGGGTCGCAAGACTTCGAACATATCATTTCCTCTATTTCTTCCATTAATTTTGGTATTTGATCCAGTATCAGATATTTCTGAATAAGGTGATCGGGTTTATTCGATTGTGCTCGAATATCAGGGTTTTTCGATGCGTGAAGTTCTTTAAATACATCTTTTAACGAGATCTCATTTTTCCAATAATCGTCAGGCATGTCCGTAAAACTTTTTGCCACTAGATCTCTCACTTCCCTTTCTACTTTAATGTCTAACAGTGTTTTCATATAAGCCCATAGTGCATCTTGCCAAGAAGAGGCCATTTGCAGCATTTGTTGAACATTTCCACAAAGACTAGCATAAATGGTGCGATAAAATTGACCTGATCgcggaaaaattttaattataagatGCAGCTTACGATAAGTCATGTTTAACAGTacagataataaaacaatcatTACCTACACGCCTTTCCTGAGAAAGTTCCCAAGCGCATAATTTCCAAAGACTTCTATTAGGATTTCCTTCGATAGGTAATTTAGAATCAGATAATGGGTTTTGATAGTTAGGATCATGATGAGGTATCCATCCTAACAGACAAGCAGCTCGCCAAGGTTGTCCACAGTATTGAGCTAATGCTTGTGCTTTTTGGAGCCGACCGCAGCGAacctatttaaataaaatatattttatatattacattttttaaatatttttcaattaattctttattaaacaTCTTGTACCTCTATGAACATTCTCTTCTCCAGCCTTGCGTCATCTTCCTTGTCTAAATCATGTAGAGGTTTTCCTTCTCTTATTGGAGCATCCGGATCTAGAGACGATACCAATGGTCTAGATGAACGAAATGGAATTTGTTCTTTGTctttatacattaataattGTCTCACAGTATTTTCCCATGCGATTGTTTTATCTGTGAAATGTTCAGTAATTGGATATTTATCCGCTTGGTCTAATGCATTTTTCTCCAACCAGTCAATTATCAACTGGTATTCTCTAATGTAACTTTCagttttaaacaaattatctATTACAACTTTTtctgatatgtatatattattttcgacTGGATTAGGAAAATTGAGactatttattctattttggtataaacaataaataagtCTCCATGTGttcctttcattttctaaagaaatttCATCTTCTGATATTTCAGTAGTTTCTACTTTTGACTGCATAcctaaaagataaaaaatatataattatatgaaaaatataatactaaagtataaagtCAATACATACActataattttctatgtaCCTCTCATTATATCTAACGTGTCTGTGcagttttgtataaaatctGCAATAGTATCGAATACCTGTGCCTCTGAAAAGTTTGCCTGTAAACTATGTAAGAAATCATAGAAGAGTTTAGACATAATATCTCTCCAAGGTTCTCTTGCTTTTAAAATCATGCCAGTCGCACTACTATCTTCCATCATTTCTCTCAAGGTAAATTCACTTTTTTCTGAAGCAGCCATTATATCTCGTACTTCATGAGGAGCAAGCGTTAATGAAGTATCAATATCCAAAAGATCATGAGCCTTAATTAATCTTGAATGAAGGTAGGATTTGCCCGACATTCTTGAACTATTGATGTCATTAAAGTTATGAGAATCATCCACATCTTTTCGTAAATAATTAGTGTTTTGTAATGATAGTCTTTTAGAAGGCGTGCTTTTTCCACTTAACCTCAAAAATGACCTTCGTTGAGCGTTTTCTTGATTAAGCATTTGAATAGATTGCTCTAAATTCTCATTGCTATTGTTTATGGTATCCATTTTTAAACATAGACTTAAAGATCTAAAAACGTTTATGCAAGACTACGTATTTCATtcagatagaaaatatttacaactGTAGGATATTTAACAATCGTACCGGTTTTCGAATTCACAGTAGGTGCGAATGGCGGGATGAGGATAGGgaattatttcaatgtaaCGAAATTCCCTACATCAGTATCGCATAAAGTTCACGATCGAGTACGAAACATgcacttttttatatttacgtcgtaatttattgttactatgtaatatttaatatgattatatatttcttctccCATGTCGGacatgtatattaaaaaataaaagtattacaaagattttataaaatgtaatcaaGTAATAATCTCCTCAGTATTCTCtattttaaaagaatcgattttatatcaattttatactATATGAAACTTTCTACAATTGGATTGTTATCATAATAGATATGGATTTTGATGTATTGTTTCatcaacatttatttatatatatataatattaaaaagtgtGTCGAAACTATACTCCTCTAAGCATCAGTTCGAACTCTACCACCATAGTCGTCGCAAGGTCGTACAGTTATAAAGACTTGAAGAAATGGCGACTCGTCTGCTTAAAGTTAGTTCCGCATTGCGGGCTTATTCTAACAAAACCAGCCTCGTAAAGGTAGTAAAATTCAAGTTCTACCATAAcattgctattattattaagtgGTACCGGAATAATTTCTCAAACTTTATATTCAATTCAATATGATTTTCTCAAGCTGAGGAACCATTGAATCCATTTACTGCTTACGTAATAAGAATgaactttttaaatgtttgtagaaacaaaagaaatatgatgaattattattaatgaataaacAAATAGAATTCAGTAAATCGTGTTCTAtgatatatatagaaatacttGTATCAAGCTATCATAACCTTAATTCATCTTACACAACGGTGTCGTAAACAGAGAGAACTTTAATTTTGACAGATATcgttttctatattattacaatGATCACATcaatttcgtttcaataatTTGTAATGTTATCAAATTTACGATTTGTACAATCTTTCGGTTATTATTTCAGCCTATAAAATTAGTTTTGTcaagattattaatattggtatatcttttaaataaaataaaccagcataaaatgaaattaatcttttaCACTTTTGTCcttttagttttctttgttatatgtctatagttatatttatatcaggTACCAAAGCAATGGCGATCTACATCAGCatcattaaaagaaatattagtGAATCAACCACCAACACAAGTTACAACTTTAGATTGCGGTATGAGAATTGCTACTGAAGACAGTGGTGCACCAACAGCTACAGTGGGATTATGGATTGATGCTGGCAGTCGCTTTGAAACCGATGAAATTAATGGAGTTGCCCACTTTATGGAACATATGGCTTTTAAAGTAAGTAGTGGTGTTCAAGtttacttgaaataaaatgttaaaaatgacAATCAAAATGAGAATGTAATTACAAACAGGGAACTACTAAACGTTCACAAACTGATTTAGAATTAGAAATTGAGAACATGGGTGCTCATTTAAATGCATATACAAGCAGGGAACAAACGGTATTTTATGCTAAATGTTTAGCAGACGATGTTCCAAAAGCTGTTGAAATTTTGAGTGATATCATTCAAAATTCAAAGCTTGGTGAAAGTGAAATCGAAAGAGAACGTGGTGTTATTTTGAGAGAAATGCAAGAAGTTGAAACAAATCTGCAGGAAGTTGTTTTTGACCATTTACATGCTAGTGCTTATCAAGGCACAGCTTTAGGAAGAACGATTCTTGGCcctactaaaaatattaaaagtattacaAGAAACGATCTTCTTAATTATGTTAAGAATTACTATGGTCCACCTAGGTAATTACAACTATCcataagataattttattatacatatatgtaattaaaaattattaaaacatctTCACAGGTTCATTTTAGCTGGTGCAGGTGGTGTAAATCACAATCAACTAGTAGATTTAGCTCAGAAGCATTTTGGCCAAATGAAAGGGCCATTTTATGATGAAATTCCTCCTTTGTTAGAACCATGCCGTTACACAGGATCAGAAATAAGGGTTCGTGATGATAGTATACCTCTCGCACATGTTGCTATTGCTGTTGAAGGTGCTGGTTGGTCTGATCCAGATAATATTCCTCTTATGGTTGCAAATACCCTTATGGGAGCATGGGACCGTAGCCAAGGAGGAGGTGTAAACAATATAAGTTACTTGGCTGAAGCTTCTGCAACTGATGGATTATGCCATAGTTATCAAAGCTTCAATACTTGTTACCAAGTACTTgttatcaatttatattactatatatgtatataatattgtacattaATCATGTGTTAATATGACATATCTTCTTTATAGGACACAGGACTTTGGGGTGTATACTTTGTGTCTGACCCAATGGAAATTGAATGGTTTGTACTTAATGTACAACGTGAATGGATGCGATTATGCACGTCAGTGACTGAAAAAGAAGTAGAACGTGCGAAAAACATTCTTAAAACAAATATGCTCCTTCAATTAGATGGAACAACTGCAATTTGTGAAGACATCGGCCGGCAAATGCTTTGTTATAACCGGCGCATACCACTTCACGAACTTGAAGCTAGGATAAATGTAAGTAACattcacatatttttaatgttttaaatacaattctcatatcaataaaattatttccagaGCATAACTGCCTCAAATATTCACGATATTGGCATGAAATACATTTATGATCAGTGTCCAGTAATTGCAGCGGTTGGACCAGTCGAAAACTTACAAGATTATAATGTCATTCGTTCCGGCATGTATAGATTACGAGTGTAAACATGTTACCATCAATAAATTTAGAACAAGTTATAAGTAACACAAATTTTAGCAAAGGAATTGGAATTAAAGTGAgactataaaaattcaaactatttgtatctaaaaaatataatcataattataatataacattattattgaagctacataaaatgtatttaatctTTAATGTGATATTTTATAGTCTTATTTTAATCCTGGTGAATAAATAGTACATTTCCAAATCATGTATTATTTGGCtacaatataacaataaatttatccTCGAAAAGTTTATTTGTTGACTTATAATCTGCAGTAAacgaaaattgtatataataaatgaaattatttcaaatagtcATAATCCatttaaagttatttataaACAGTGAGCAAGTTTTTATCATAGAAATTGGTTTAttgtgttttattaatttttaaatttgtactcttttttttttcttttttttttacaatatgcgatgttatctatttttattattagtacAGTGTTATTcatagaaaatgtttttaatttttaatgaaatatataagaatattacaCAAACATCTTAATGAcgcaaaattatatatacaaatatatattttataaaataattttataaatacaatctatttataaaattaatatgtatcataaataatctatttataaaattattagtcTATTTATAAAACTCGACGTGTAAAATTACTTGAATACAAGTGTTCATCTGTAcatttaatgatatataaactaattttaaaacatacaattgtaaaaacatAACTTGCATGTTTATACATTAATTACTTACtgttacaattaattattgtaataattgctGTAACTATTTACCCACAAAAAGTATAGATTTTCAAAATCTAATTGTTTCATTTGTTACACATTTAATATGGCTAACCAAGGAGAGAGAGATATAGTTACATTAATAAGATATCCCAAAACgggaagatataaaatattgacaatattatAGTTAAAGAACTTAAACACTGTACACAATAAAGCATTTgttgaaattctttgattctgtaaattgcaaaaaaaaaataattttttcaaaaatattttttaaaatactttttgaaAGGCAATAAAATTGTATGGTCATTATCTATTTTACTTACATTAAAgcaaatttgtttcattctaATTTGGTTATGACTTCATGCATTTATTAAGCTTACAACTATCTGGCATTACTTGCTGGTGCTGTTGCTTGTGTTGGTGATGCAGTATCCTTGCAAACTTTAGCAGTCATTTCAGCCAATGGTTCCAattcttttgtatttattaattcaaattctGTTACAAAATAGTAAAAGTGTTTGTAACATGTATTTACATGTGCTTcctaaaatagaaatattttaaattacattttaatatgatAACATCTATTGAGCATGTACATGAAACTTACTGCTCCTATTGCTACAATACGATCAAAATGATGTATATAGACATGGACAAAAACTCTGAACAAACGTGTCAGAATTTTCCTACAGAGTGGTACAAATGTTTTTGGAAATGGTACATCTAGAAAGAAATTGTTACATATATAAGTTATCAAATTaccgaatattaaaattttttgaaactttatacCTGTTGATACGGGAAAAATggtttcattattaatttgtgCTTCAATCCAATCCATAAGAAGGCTAACATATTGTGGTGCTGGCAATGCAGTaggttttttatatttttcaccaTCTGCCCATAAGTATTCAAAACGAGCTCCGCCACTCATTGTTGGACAAGACGCAGAATCACAATATTCAGATACGGTACCATATATCAgatttattctattaaaaaagtCTACCactgaaattatattattatttataaagattaTGACCTTTTAAGCCTTTTTGTTATATGATAGATAGtaagattaataaaaaatttcaaataccaTGAACTGCAATCCAATCGTTCAGATCTTCTCCTGGTGGTAATTTCACAACAGATCTCAAGTTAATTCCTGAATTCAATGAAGCTTGTGCTTGTTTATGCAAAGAATATCGTAACGTGCCATgagcaaattttttttttggccTAAATGTCTGAAatgtcaaataattaaaaatccattattaaacaaatttatttttaaatacctaTACAATGAATAAAGCGAAAGATAtggattaaaatttaattcacaaGACTCTATGTAAGAAACTttataaagttttaataactttacgtagtttaaataaaatgcatttaagtataaaaattgatcgGTAATATCAggttagaatttttattatatttttaaaaaatgtaacataaaCAGAAATTTACATTCACCTTCcctttttgaaaaaattccataaaacCACTTAATGCAGTCATTATGgttaaatatacagaaaacCTGCACCTCTTTCGCGAGTAGCGAGGTAACCGGTAGTACAAAGTATTCACTCTGTCTTCTTACATGTGCTAGTAtcgtatgtatgtacaaatCTTCactacattttattatttttaatttatttacaaatattagaaTGAAGATAAAatgctgaaatatttatcatatatgtaatattatttctttacaaataaatgttaaaattatgcTCGAATCAAATACACAATAAAATGAACAAATGTAAAtgatttatgatatataatgaTACCTTTAAATGTCTTATTCATTGACCAAGTAGTTTATGTAAAATTCACAttattatagtaattttaaGATATCTTGAATATGTATGATTAAGATTTTATGAAGAGTTGTATTATttcaagtaaaaattatatctaaaGATAGAAGGACTTATATATATCtaaagttaaataataatgtacaaaatcaagtggatttaaaaaaattaaataattgcaaattaaaaatgtaaaacatcgatatttgaaagagaaaagaaatcgtaataaatatctcttatattcatatatataaatttatctgactttttttttatgtacatatataattttctataactcatataaaacataaaatactaaataaatataataaagatgtgagtgaaacatatatattaatataacaatgataaatatgtaaatatgattattgacttaaatttaaaaaaattgctgTAACTTATATACAGAAATGCTTTTATTAGATAAACTAGCAGTTTATGCACTAAAGTAAAGAAGTCAATAATTTTGCCCTGGGCATCATTACCATTCATGTTTTTccctgaaataaaataattgttacatgacaataaatatatataatatatataatacatagtacttattattgaatttttcatataatatatagtactttttaaaatattgtatactttattatataatcGCATCTTTATGTAATCGGTACGTACAGATAACCACTAGTTCTCTGTTgtatatttagtaattaattattttatttataaatgtacatCTTGTTTTAACCTTGATTAAGAAGCTGTTATACAACGAAAGAAGTGACCTATTGTTTACGGATTATAAATCCGTAATAATCAATAGTTGAAGAGACGGAATGATCCCTTTATGCTATTAcagtattttgtaattaggttttatttaaataaaagctGTATATTTCTATCGTATTTCATTACTAATCATCAATATTAGTAACATTATCATaacatacaattttaaaaagcattttttttacattgaaaGTTTACATATAAGATGTAGTTTTTGTGTCCAGCACGTGCTGCCtagaaaattcataaaacaaataatatattgatgCCATTAAATGCATCACAGTCTTCAGAATTCAAAATCTGTTTTAGTTTcataagtataaaaattatagtaatgTTTCGTTTATCCTTAATCAAATGTTTTAAATCTAAAGACATGCATGTAACAATAACATTTAACATAAAGTGCGTTACTACATACATGAAACTATTACAATTGTTTTTCTTGCAAAcactttttactttaaaagttcgtttacaaaaaaaaaaaaagtataataatatcgtaCTATGGAGGTAGAAACATAATctaaagatgaaaatataatagctTTCTAAATTAGTACCCAATAAAAAGGTTGTATTCATAATTAcatacattaattatatttgtttgtgCGGTTATTACAGCTGTTTGGAGCCTTCCGCTTTTTTTTCAGGTGGTGGAACACCGGGAGTCAACGGAGGATTTCTGACTGGGTCAGAATTGGAATTACTCTTAAAAACTGCAGCTgacttctctctttctttttcggaTGA
Above is a genomic segment from Bombus pascuorum chromosome 9, iyBomPasc1.1, whole genome shotgun sequence containing:
- the LOC132910376 gene encoding nuclear pore complex protein Nup107 isoform X2, producing MQSKVETTEISEDEISLENERNTWRLIYCLYQNRINSLNFPNPVENNIYISEKVVIDNLFKTESYIREYQLIIDWLEKNALDQADKYPITEHFTDKTIAWENTVRQLLMYKDKEQIPFRSSRPLVSSLDPDAPIREGKPLHDLDKEDDARLEKRMFIEVRCGRLQKAQALAQYCGQPWRAACLLGWIPHHDPNYQNPLSDSKLPIEGNPNRSLWKLCAWELSQERRVGQFYRTIYASLCGNVQQMLQMASSWQDALWAYMKTLLDIKVEREVRDLVAKSFTDMPDDYWKNEISLKDVFKELHASKNPDIRAQSNKPDHLIQKYLILDQIPKLMEEIEEMICSKSCDPHFLRFLAHLIYFFRQIGKNAKDKIGDKILLAYVRVLIEMNDPILIAFYTAMLPQELQITNYASYLETIKDYEQRKKCLAAAEDANLNVEAITKLVVESIRSKNIDVDPTDLKGTMTDADVDKINALDWLIFYQSQREEALSQTNALIRYFLTNEKIDAARKAFNKIPVDSIEAIMAEYPTLEGTLTNLTMTNNLSKRASSTIREYLCYKTYLDAQEGFAEWFSHYHHGKPTPLEELPAYATFTEKVAYEHKKSQYNIEMERWKSTMQHHTKAVKQLLFNVLLFPDGGWLVDSNNNNDESCTPEEAAREHQMEKLRELCIPKVTLLLHSVMTEMNEHAECIQLADILASEQYQLYKVFQKGRLREVFKKICESSLVLMDQKKDPWGYPK
- the LOC132910376 gene encoding nuclear pore complex protein Nup107 isoform X1; the protein is MDTINNSNENLEQSIQMLNQENAQRRSFLRLSGKSTPSKRLSLQNTNYLRKDVDDSHNFNDINSSRMSGKSYLHSRLIKAHDLLDIDTSLTLAPHEVRDIMAASEKSEFTLREMMEDSSATGMILKAREPWRDIMSKLFYDFLHSLQANFSEAQVFDTIADFIQNCTDTLDIMRGMQSKVETTEISEDEISLENERNTWRLIYCLYQNRINSLNFPNPVENNIYISEKVVIDNLFKTESYIREYQLIIDWLEKNALDQADKYPITEHFTDKTIAWENTVRQLLMYKDKEQIPFRSSRPLVSSLDPDAPIREGKPLHDLDKEDDARLEKRMFIEVRCGRLQKAQALAQYCGQPWRAACLLGWIPHHDPNYQNPLSDSKLPIEGNPNRSLWKLCAWELSQERRVGQFYRTIYASLCGNVQQMLQMASSWQDALWAYMKTLLDIKVEREVRDLVAKSFTDMPDDYWKNEISLKDVFKELHASKNPDIRAQSNKPDHLIQKYLILDQIPKLMEEIEEMICSKSCDPHFLRFLAHLIYFFRQIGKNAKDKIGDKILLAYVRVLIEMNDPILIAFYTAMLPQELQITNYASYLETIKDYEQRKKCLAAAEDANLNVEAITKLVVESIRSKNIDVDPTDLKGTMTDADVDKINALDWLIFYQSQREEALSQTNALIRYFLTNEKIDAARKAFNKIPVDSIEAIMAEYPTLEGTLTNLTMTNNLSKRASSTIREYLCYKTYLDAQEGFAEWFSHYHHGKPTPLEELPAYATFTEKVAYEHKKSQYNIEMERWKSTMQHHTKAVKQLLFNVLLFPDGGWLVDSNNNNDESCTPEEAAREHQMEKLRELCIPKVTLLLHSVMTEMNEHAECIQLADILASEQYQLYKVFQKGRLREVFKKICESSLVLMDQKKDPWGYPK
- the LOC132910384 gene encoding mitochondrial-processing peptidase subunit beta encodes the protein MATRLLKVSSALRAYSNKTSLVKVPKQWRSTSASLKEILVNQPPTQVTTLDCGMRIATEDSGAPTATVGLWIDAGSRFETDEINGVAHFMEHMAFKGTTKRSQTDLELEIENMGAHLNAYTSREQTVFYAKCLADDVPKAVEILSDIIQNSKLGESEIERERGVILREMQEVETNLQEVVFDHLHASAYQGTALGRTILGPTKNIKSITRNDLLNYVKNYYGPPRFILAGAGGVNHNQLVDLAQKHFGQMKGPFYDEIPPLLEPCRYTGSEIRVRDDSIPLAHVAIAVEGAGWSDPDNIPLMVANTLMGAWDRSQGGGVNNISYLAEASATDGLCHSYQSFNTCYQDTGLWGVYFVSDPMEIEWFVLNVQREWMRLCTSVTEKEVERAKNILKTNMLLQLDGTTAICEDIGRQMLCYNRRIPLHELEARINSITASNIHDIGMKYIYDQCPVIAAVGPVENLQDYNVIRSGMYRLRV
- the LOC132910389 gene encoding MOB kinase activator-like 3 isoform X1; translated protein: MTALSGFMEFFQKGKVNTFRPKKKFAHGTLRYSLHKQAQASLNSGINLRSVVKLPPGEDLNDWIAVHVVDFFNRINLIYGTVSEYCDSASCPTMSGGARFEYLWADGEKYKKPTALPAPQYVSLLMDWIEAQINNETIFPVSTDVPFPKTFVPLCRKILTRLFRVFVHVYIHHFDRIVAIGAEAHVNTCYKHFYYFVTEFELINTKELEPLAEMTAKVCKDTASPTQATAPASNAR
- the LOC132910389 gene encoding MOB kinase activator-like 3 isoform X2; this translates as MTALSGFMEFFQKGKTFRPKKKFAHGTLRYSLHKQAQASLNSGINLRSVVKLPPGEDLNDWIAVHVVDFFNRINLIYGTVSEYCDSASCPTMSGGARFEYLWADGEKYKKPTALPAPQYVSLLMDWIEAQINNETIFPVSTDVPFPKTFVPLCRKILTRLFRVFVHVYIHHFDRIVAIGAEAHVNTCYKHFYYFVTEFELINTKELEPLAEMTAKVCKDTASPTQATAPASNAR